One window of the Seriola aureovittata isolate HTS-2021-v1 ecotype China chromosome 22, ASM2101889v1, whole genome shotgun sequence genome contains the following:
- the itfg2 gene encoding KICSTOR complex protein ITFG2 isoform X1 codes for MGDWPRPPVAWIHLGLLRRCIARAGRVPLEALNKQSALNELVVGDTSGKLLVYKNDDCKPWITRTCVGMLTCVAIGDVCNKGKNLVVAVGAEGWFHLFDLTAAAANKADSSSQHEFLSSDDQKPFFTQHIPANTKVILISDIDGDGRCELVVGYTDRVVRAFRWEEPSDGSDLGSAQLVLLKKWLLEGQVDSLSVNPGPEGLPELMVSQPGCGYAILLCSWTQQDSSGSGEDAPATPGSEGPSRDVVLHLTTGRIHNKNVSTHLIGSISKGSKEESSKCGLFALCTLDGTLKLMDSSEQLLWSVQVDHQLFALQKLDVTGDGREEVVACAWDGQTYIIDHNRTVVRFQFDENVNAFCAGQYTCKEGKNTPCLVYVSFNNKIHIYWKVQLERMESTNMLRVLEEKPEFKNHLKALGVDAEDTATVRSLVANILYKDSQT; via the exons TTGAACGAGCTGGTTGTAGGAGACACCAGTGGAAAGCTGCTTGTGTATAAGAATGATGACTgcaaaccctggatcaccaggaCCTGTGTGGGCATG CTCACCTGTGTTGCAATTGGAGACGTCTGCAACAAAGGAAAG AACCTGGTGGTCGCTGTGGGTGCAGAGGGCTGGTTCCACCTCTTTGACCTGACAGCCGCCGCTGCAAACAAAGCAGATTCATCCAGTCAGCATGAATTCCTGTCCTCTGACGACCAGAAGCCCTTCTTCACCCAGCACATTCCCGCCAACACCAAAGTCATCCTCATCAGTGACATCG atgGTGATGGACGCTGTGAGCTGGTGGTGGGCTACACAGACCGGGTGGTGCGAGCTTTCCGTTGGGAGGAGCCGTCTGACGGCTCAGACCTGGGATCTGCTCAGCTGGTTCTGCTGAAGAAGTGGCTTCTGGAGGGGCAG GTGGACAGTCTGTCGGTGAACCCAGGTCCGGAGGGTCTCCCAGAGCTGATGGTGTCTCAGCCGGGCTGCGGCTACGCCATCCTGCTCTGTTCCTGGACGCAGCAGGACTCCTCCGGCTCCGGAGAAGACGCCCCTGCCACCCCGGGGAG CGAGGGGCCCTCCAGAGACGTAGTTCTCCATCTGACCACCGGGCGGATACACAACAAGAATGTCTCCACTCATCTCATTGGCAGCATAAGCAAAG GTTCAAAAGAGGAATCTTCTAAATGTGGCCTCTTCGCTCTCTGCACTTTAGACG GGACCCTGAAGTTGATGGACAGCTCGGAGCAGCTGCTGTGGTCAGTGCAGGTGGATCACCAGCTCTTCGCCCTGCAGAAGCTCGACGTCACT GGCGACGGCAGAGAGGAGGTGGTCGCTTGCGCCTGGGACGGTCAAACCTACATCATCGACCACAATCGGACGGTAGTGCGGTTCCAGTTCGATGAGAACGTCAACGCTTTCTGTGCCG GTCAGTACACATGTAAGGAGGGTAAAAACACCCCCTGCCTCGTGTATGTGAGCTTCAACAACAAGATCCACATCTACTGGAAGGTGCAGCTGGAGCGCATGGAGTCCACGAACATGCTGCGGGTCCTGGAGGAGAAACCCGAGTTTAAAAACCACCTGAAGGCGCTGGGAGTCG acGCAGAGGACACGGCGACAGTGAGATCACTGGTGGCAAACATCCTCTATAAGGATTCACAGACGTAA
- the itfg2 gene encoding KICSTOR complex protein ITFG2 isoform X2 has product MRSLNYAQRVSLDFTGTLFPHAICLGDADNDSLNELVVGDTSGKLLVYKNDDCKPWITRTCVGMLTCVAIGDVCNKGKNLVVAVGAEGWFHLFDLTAAAANKADSSSQHEFLSSDDQKPFFTQHIPANTKVILISDIDGDGRCELVVGYTDRVVRAFRWEEPSDGSDLGSAQLVLLKKWLLEGQVDSLSVNPGPEGLPELMVSQPGCGYAILLCSWTQQDSSGSGEDAPATPGSEGPSRDVVLHLTTGRIHNKNVSTHLIGSISKGSKEESSKCGLFALCTLDGTLKLMDSSEQLLWSVQVDHQLFALQKLDVTGDGREEVVACAWDGQTYIIDHNRTVVRFQFDENVNAFCAGQYTCKEGKNTPCLVYVSFNNKIHIYWKVQLERMESTNMLRVLEEKPEFKNHLKALGVDAEDTATVRSLVANILYKDSQT; this is encoded by the exons ATGCGGTCTTTAAACTATGCCCAGCGGGTCAGCTTGGATTTCACAGGGACTCTGTTTCCTCATGCGATCTGTCTGGGAGACGCGGACAACGACTCG TTGAACGAGCTGGTTGTAGGAGACACCAGTGGAAAGCTGCTTGTGTATAAGAATGATGACTgcaaaccctggatcaccaggaCCTGTGTGGGCATG CTCACCTGTGTTGCAATTGGAGACGTCTGCAACAAAGGAAAG AACCTGGTGGTCGCTGTGGGTGCAGAGGGCTGGTTCCACCTCTTTGACCTGACAGCCGCCGCTGCAAACAAAGCAGATTCATCCAGTCAGCATGAATTCCTGTCCTCTGACGACCAGAAGCCCTTCTTCACCCAGCACATTCCCGCCAACACCAAAGTCATCCTCATCAGTGACATCG atgGTGATGGACGCTGTGAGCTGGTGGTGGGCTACACAGACCGGGTGGTGCGAGCTTTCCGTTGGGAGGAGCCGTCTGACGGCTCAGACCTGGGATCTGCTCAGCTGGTTCTGCTGAAGAAGTGGCTTCTGGAGGGGCAG GTGGACAGTCTGTCGGTGAACCCAGGTCCGGAGGGTCTCCCAGAGCTGATGGTGTCTCAGCCGGGCTGCGGCTACGCCATCCTGCTCTGTTCCTGGACGCAGCAGGACTCCTCCGGCTCCGGAGAAGACGCCCCTGCCACCCCGGGGAG CGAGGGGCCCTCCAGAGACGTAGTTCTCCATCTGACCACCGGGCGGATACACAACAAGAATGTCTCCACTCATCTCATTGGCAGCATAAGCAAAG GTTCAAAAGAGGAATCTTCTAAATGTGGCCTCTTCGCTCTCTGCACTTTAGACG GGACCCTGAAGTTGATGGACAGCTCGGAGCAGCTGCTGTGGTCAGTGCAGGTGGATCACCAGCTCTTCGCCCTGCAGAAGCTCGACGTCACT GGCGACGGCAGAGAGGAGGTGGTCGCTTGCGCCTGGGACGGTCAAACCTACATCATCGACCACAATCGGACGGTAGTGCGGTTCCAGTTCGATGAGAACGTCAACGCTTTCTGTGCCG GTCAGTACACATGTAAGGAGGGTAAAAACACCCCCTGCCTCGTGTATGTGAGCTTCAACAACAAGATCCACATCTACTGGAAGGTGCAGCTGGAGCGCATGGAGTCCACGAACATGCTGCGGGTCCTGGAGGAGAAACCCGAGTTTAAAAACCACCTGAAGGCGCTGGGAGTCG acGCAGAGGACACGGCGACAGTGAGATCACTGGTGGCAAACATCCTCTATAAGGATTCACAGACGTAA